In Brevundimonas sp. SGAir0440, one DNA window encodes the following:
- a CDS encoding SDR family NAD(P)-dependent oxidoreductase, translated as MNGSAVVIGATGGIGRAMVERIVADGAFETVWAVSRSGADLAGALGLAADLEDEASLASAAERIGQGPAPRLIVVATGVLHDGLQPERSFRQLDAEHLLRDYSVNAVGPALAAKHLLPLMPRDRRAVFAALSARVGSIADNRLGGWHAYRASKAALNMILRNLSVEMARSHPQAVIAGLHPGTVATDLSAPFQKGVAEGKLFTADYSAERLLSVLSNLTPADSGGVFAWDGVRVPE; from the coding sequence ATGAACGGATCGGCGGTGGTGATCGGGGCGACGGGCGGCATCGGCCGGGCGATGGTCGAGCGAATTGTGGCGGACGGCGCGTTCGAGACGGTGTGGGCCGTGTCGCGCTCAGGCGCGGATTTGGCGGGCGCGCTAGGGTTGGCGGCGGATCTGGAGGATGAGGCCAGTCTGGCGTCCGCCGCCGAACGGATCGGCCAGGGGCCGGCGCCGAGGTTGATCGTCGTGGCGACAGGGGTGCTGCACGACGGACTTCAGCCGGAGCGGTCGTTTCGCCAGTTGGATGCGGAACACCTGTTACGGGACTACAGCGTCAATGCGGTGGGGCCGGCGCTGGCGGCGAAACATCTGCTGCCGCTGATGCCGCGCGACCGACGGGCGGTGTTCGCGGCCCTGTCGGCGCGGGTGGGGTCGATCGCCGACAACCGACTTGGCGGCTGGCACGCCTATCGCGCATCCAAGGCGGCGCTGAACATGATCCTGCGCAATCTGTCGGTCGAGATGGCGCGCAGCCATCCGCAGGCGGTGATCGCCGGTCTGCATCCCGGCACGGTGGCGACGGACCTGAGCGCGCCGTTTCAGAAGGGGGTGGCCGAGGGCAAGCTGTTCACGGCCGACTATTCCGCCGAGCGGCTGCTGTCCGTGCTGTCGAACCTGACCCCGGCCGACAGCGGCGGCGTCTTCGCCTGGGACGGGGTGCGGGTGCCCGAATAG
- a CDS encoding HAD family hydrolase, giving the protein MSITTVGLDADDTLWHNETIFRLTHARFVDLLADHGDEATIEARLAETEQRNLRLYGYGIKGFTLSMIETAMELTNGAAPPHVVREILAAGREMLAHPVETLPGVDAVVAELSEKYRLVLITKGDLLDQERKLAASGLGDLFSAVEIVSEKDRATYERVFTRHGTGPAEAVMAGNSMKSDVLPAISAGAFGVHIPYHITWAHELADAPVDEPRYVSLARIDELPDWITTIAA; this is encoded by the coding sequence ATGAGCATCACCACGGTCGGCCTCGATGCCGACGACACCCTCTGGCACAACGAGACGATCTTCCGCCTGACCCATGCGCGGTTCGTCGATCTTCTGGCCGACCACGGCGACGAGGCGACCATCGAGGCGCGCCTGGCTGAAACCGAGCAACGCAACCTGCGTCTCTATGGCTACGGCATCAAGGGCTTCACCCTGTCGATGATCGAGACGGCGATGGAGCTGACGAACGGCGCCGCCCCGCCCCATGTCGTGCGCGAGATTTTGGCCGCCGGTCGCGAGATGCTGGCCCACCCGGTCGAGACCCTGCCCGGCGTGGATGCGGTCGTCGCCGAACTGTCCGAAAAATACCGCCTTGTCCTGATCACCAAAGGCGATCTCCTGGATCAGGAGCGCAAGCTGGCGGCCTCGGGTCTGGGCGACCTGTTCAGCGCCGTCGAGATCGTCTCCGAAAAGGATCGCGCCACCTACGAGCGGGTCTTCACCCGCCACGGCACGGGCCCGGCCGAGGCCGTCATGGCCGGCAATTCCATGAAGTCCGACGTCCTGCCCGCCATCTCCGCCGGCGCCTTCGGCGTCCACATCCCCTATCACATCACCTGGGCCCACGAACTGGCCGACGCCCCGGTAGATGAGCCGCGCTACGTCTCCCTGGCCCGCATCGACGAACTTCCCGACTGGATCACGACGATCGCGGCATAG